One genomic segment of Thunnus albacares chromosome 18, fThuAlb1.1, whole genome shotgun sequence includes these proteins:
- the ssh1b gene encoding protein phosphatase Slingshot homolog 1 isoform X1, producing MALVTLQRSPTPSAASSASTTNSSAGEDFGSDDDRKINQSLSESFFMVKGAALFLQQGGNAEGPKTPTHHKHAGDLPQHLQVMFKVLRSEDRIKLAVRLESGWSERVRYMVVIYTNGHQDTEENIVLGMDFTDKDSKNCSIGMVLPLWSDTNIHLDGDGGFSVNTAGRSHVFKPVSVQAMWSALQVLHKACEASRRFNYFPGGIALTWMAFYESCINSEQSCINEWNTMTDLETTRPDSPTMFVDRPTERERTECLIKAKLRTIMTFQDLENITSKEIRNELEQHMSCNLTEYKEFIDNEMLLILGQMDKATPIFEHVYLGSEWNASNLEELRDCGVGYILNVTREIDNFFPGMFSYHNVRVYDEDATDLLAHWNDTYNFIVKAKKNSSKCLVHCKMGVSRSASTVIAYAMKEYGWSLEKAYNFVKQKRSIAQPNAGFMKQLAEYEGILDASKQRHNKLWRPETDEEGSDDLQASGHCAGGEGTPVLREEEAWGGCGASPCRGMGLEMEPLDSLNYNYYFRRLSDSALDSEPSTPVRGPPLLGMERVFIEIEDVERDALLEDEGFPMAHLALPGEGTAAQTCGRLDPLEDMRLRLEFSTLEEEDEEEAKKEEAEMAALAQSPGNSEGRKAGEEAERREESRLGLANLNTNNSNRLAAKRSCPAAFDDSASTGNPLKVKPSYQSCKDCLRLPQGRRCDRPAGGRSHRLNPSRHCTVPSICIDPPGTIFTSTPILQSLPAPAVVPPNLVQPSSHLYRCATCTPDVPLANHQKQVSPMSCEETPNDRNSVETEDMDEPQADEVEEETSREGGGAVELEEQGLAQLQMPGLGIEFGLELMRQRAEQLEKLPSLAMEGQLPVGP from the exons GTGACTTACCTCAACACCTGCAGGTCATGTTCAAGGTCCTCCGGTCTGAAGATCGCATTAAGCTG GCTGTACGTTTAGAGAGCGGATGGTCGGAGCGGGTGCGCTACATGGTTGTTATCTACACCAACGGCCACCAGGACACAGAGGAAAATATCGTCCTGGGAATGGACTTTACAGACAAGGACAG TAAAAATTGCTCTATTGGGATGGTGCTACCACTGTGGAGTGATACCAACATACATTTAGATGGAGATGG AGGCTTCAGTGTGAACACAGCAGGGCGGTCACATGTCTTCAAGCCTGTTTCTGTGCAGGCCATGTG GTCTGCCTTGCAGGTCCTCCACAAGGCATGCGAGGCGTCGCGCCGGTTCAACTACTTTCCAGGGGGCATCGCTCTTACGTGGATGGCCTTCTATGAGAGCTGCATCAACTCGGAGCAAAGCTGCATCAATGAGTGGAACACTATGACAGACCTGGAGACCACCCGGCCCGATTCTCCCACAATGTTTGTGGACCG GCCAACAGAACGAGAGAGAACAGAGTGTCTCATTAAAGCCAAACTACGCACCATCATGACATTTCAAGACCTGGAGAACATCACCTCAAAGGAG ATCCGTAACGAGCTGGAGCAGCATATGAGCTGTAACCTCACAGAGTACAAGGAGTTTATAGATAATGAGATGCTTCTGATTCTGGGTCAGATGGACAAGGCTACACCTATCTTTGAGCATGTGTACCTG GGCTCCGAGTGGAACGCTTCCAACCTGGAAGAACTACGAGACTGCGG AGTGGGTTATATTCTGAATGTCACCAGAGAGATTGACAACTTCTTCCCGGGGATGTTCTCTTATCACAACGTCCGTGTGTACGATGAGGATGCTACCGACCTGCTGGCCCACTGGAACGACACCtacaactttattgtcaaaGCAAA GAAGAACAGTTCCAAGTGCCTGGTGCACTGTAAGATGGGTGTGAGCCGGTCTGCCTCTACAGTTATTGCCTATGCAATGAAGGAGTATGGCTGGTCTCTGGAGAAAGCGTACAACTTTGTCAAGCAGAAACGAAGTATAGCTCAGCCGAACGCTGGTTTCATGAAACAGCTGGCAGAATACGAGGGAATCTTGGATGCCAG TAAACAACGCCACAACAAGCTATGGAGGCCTGAAACCGATGAGGAGGGGTCGGATGATTTGCAAGCCTCCGGCCACTGTGCAGGTGGGGAGGGGACACCAGTGCTCAGAGAGGAGGAAGCCTGGGGAGGCTGCGGGGCGTCTCCCTGCAGGGGTATGGGTCTAGAGATGGAACCTCTTGACTCTCTTAACTACAATTACTACTTCAGACGTTTGTCGGACTCTGCACTAGACAGTGAGCCCTCCACCCCAGTGCGGGGGCCGCCTCTGCTGGGTATGGAAAGAGTTTTCATTGAGATCGAAGACGTGGAGAGAGACGCCCTATTGGAGGACGAGGGCTTCCCCATGGCCCACTTAGCCTTGCCTGGCGAGGGCACGGCTGCTCAGACGTGCGGGCGCCTTGACCCCCTGGAGGACATGAGACTAAGGCTCGAGTTCAGCACtttggaggaagaggacgaggaAGAGGCCAAGAAAGAGGAGGCTGAGATGGCAGCCTTGGCTCAATCACCCGGAAATTCAGAGGGGAGGAAGGCAGGggaggaggctgagaggagggaagaaagcCGGTTAGGCTTAGCCAATctcaacacaaacaacagcaacCGCCTAGCTGCCAAGCGCAGCTGCCCTGCGGCCTTTGAC GACAGTGCTAGCACAGGAAACCCTTTAAAAGTGAAGCCCTCCTATCAATCCTGTAAAGACTGCCTGCGTCTACCACAAGGGCGGCGCTGTGACCGTCCAGCAGGAGGCCGTTCCCACCGCCTTAACCCCTCCCGTCACTGCACTGTCCCCTCCATATGCATAGATCCGCCGGGGACCATTTTTACTTCCACCCCAATTCTACAGTCTCTGCCAGCGCCCGCAGTTGTCCCGCCTAACTTGGTCCAGCCTAGTAGTCATCTCTACCGCTGTGCCACCTGCACCCCAGATGTCCCACTAGCCAATCACCAGAAACAGGTCTCGCCCATGAGCTGCGAGGAAACCCCTAATGACCGCAACTCAGTTGAGACAGAGGACATGGACGAACCGCAGGCGGATGAGGTGGAAGAAGAGACGTCAAGGGAGGGTGGTGGTGCAGTGGAGCTTGAGGAGCAGGGCCTAGCCCAGCTGCAAATGCCAGGACTGGGGATAGAGTTCGGTCTGGAACTGATGCGACAGAGGGCAGAGCAGCTCGAGAAGCTGCCAAGCTTAGCCATGGAGGGCCAGCTCCCAGTGGGGCCTTAA
- the ssh1b gene encoding protein phosphatase Slingshot homolog 1 isoform X2: MHLVVKTSHKSMFTVLPHFVEEAALTQREICRILSESFFMVKGAALFLQQGGNAEGPKTPTHHKHAGDLPQHLQVMFKVLRSEDRIKLAVRLESGWSERVRYMVVIYTNGHQDTEENIVLGMDFTDKDSKNCSIGMVLPLWSDTNIHLDGDGGFSVNTAGRSHVFKPVSVQAMWSALQVLHKACEASRRFNYFPGGIALTWMAFYESCINSEQSCINEWNTMTDLETTRPDSPTMFVDRPTERERTECLIKAKLRTIMTFQDLENITSKEIRNELEQHMSCNLTEYKEFIDNEMLLILGQMDKATPIFEHVYLGSEWNASNLEELRDCGVGYILNVTREIDNFFPGMFSYHNVRVYDEDATDLLAHWNDTYNFIVKAKKNSSKCLVHCKMGVSRSASTVIAYAMKEYGWSLEKAYNFVKQKRSIAQPNAGFMKQLAEYEGILDASKQRHNKLWRPETDEEGSDDLQASGHCAGGEGTPVLREEEAWGGCGASPCRGMGLEMEPLDSLNYNYYFRRLSDSALDSEPSTPVRGPPLLGMERVFIEIEDVERDALLEDEGFPMAHLALPGEGTAAQTCGRLDPLEDMRLRLEFSTLEEEDEEEAKKEEAEMAALAQSPGNSEGRKAGEEAERREESRLGLANLNTNNSNRLAAKRSCPAAFDDSASTGNPLKVKPSYQSCKDCLRLPQGRRCDRPAGGRSHRLNPSRHCTVPSICIDPPGTIFTSTPILQSLPAPAVVPPNLVQPSSHLYRCATCTPDVPLANHQKQVSPMSCEETPNDRNSVETEDMDEPQADEVEEETSREGGGAVELEEQGLAQLQMPGLGIEFGLELMRQRAEQLEKLPSLAMEGQLPVGP; this comes from the exons GTGACTTACCTCAACACCTGCAGGTCATGTTCAAGGTCCTCCGGTCTGAAGATCGCATTAAGCTG GCTGTACGTTTAGAGAGCGGATGGTCGGAGCGGGTGCGCTACATGGTTGTTATCTACACCAACGGCCACCAGGACACAGAGGAAAATATCGTCCTGGGAATGGACTTTACAGACAAGGACAG TAAAAATTGCTCTATTGGGATGGTGCTACCACTGTGGAGTGATACCAACATACATTTAGATGGAGATGG AGGCTTCAGTGTGAACACAGCAGGGCGGTCACATGTCTTCAAGCCTGTTTCTGTGCAGGCCATGTG GTCTGCCTTGCAGGTCCTCCACAAGGCATGCGAGGCGTCGCGCCGGTTCAACTACTTTCCAGGGGGCATCGCTCTTACGTGGATGGCCTTCTATGAGAGCTGCATCAACTCGGAGCAAAGCTGCATCAATGAGTGGAACACTATGACAGACCTGGAGACCACCCGGCCCGATTCTCCCACAATGTTTGTGGACCG GCCAACAGAACGAGAGAGAACAGAGTGTCTCATTAAAGCCAAACTACGCACCATCATGACATTTCAAGACCTGGAGAACATCACCTCAAAGGAG ATCCGTAACGAGCTGGAGCAGCATATGAGCTGTAACCTCACAGAGTACAAGGAGTTTATAGATAATGAGATGCTTCTGATTCTGGGTCAGATGGACAAGGCTACACCTATCTTTGAGCATGTGTACCTG GGCTCCGAGTGGAACGCTTCCAACCTGGAAGAACTACGAGACTGCGG AGTGGGTTATATTCTGAATGTCACCAGAGAGATTGACAACTTCTTCCCGGGGATGTTCTCTTATCACAACGTCCGTGTGTACGATGAGGATGCTACCGACCTGCTGGCCCACTGGAACGACACCtacaactttattgtcaaaGCAAA GAAGAACAGTTCCAAGTGCCTGGTGCACTGTAAGATGGGTGTGAGCCGGTCTGCCTCTACAGTTATTGCCTATGCAATGAAGGAGTATGGCTGGTCTCTGGAGAAAGCGTACAACTTTGTCAAGCAGAAACGAAGTATAGCTCAGCCGAACGCTGGTTTCATGAAACAGCTGGCAGAATACGAGGGAATCTTGGATGCCAG TAAACAACGCCACAACAAGCTATGGAGGCCTGAAACCGATGAGGAGGGGTCGGATGATTTGCAAGCCTCCGGCCACTGTGCAGGTGGGGAGGGGACACCAGTGCTCAGAGAGGAGGAAGCCTGGGGAGGCTGCGGGGCGTCTCCCTGCAGGGGTATGGGTCTAGAGATGGAACCTCTTGACTCTCTTAACTACAATTACTACTTCAGACGTTTGTCGGACTCTGCACTAGACAGTGAGCCCTCCACCCCAGTGCGGGGGCCGCCTCTGCTGGGTATGGAAAGAGTTTTCATTGAGATCGAAGACGTGGAGAGAGACGCCCTATTGGAGGACGAGGGCTTCCCCATGGCCCACTTAGCCTTGCCTGGCGAGGGCACGGCTGCTCAGACGTGCGGGCGCCTTGACCCCCTGGAGGACATGAGACTAAGGCTCGAGTTCAGCACtttggaggaagaggacgaggaAGAGGCCAAGAAAGAGGAGGCTGAGATGGCAGCCTTGGCTCAATCACCCGGAAATTCAGAGGGGAGGAAGGCAGGggaggaggctgagaggagggaagaaagcCGGTTAGGCTTAGCCAATctcaacacaaacaacagcaacCGCCTAGCTGCCAAGCGCAGCTGCCCTGCGGCCTTTGAC GACAGTGCTAGCACAGGAAACCCTTTAAAAGTGAAGCCCTCCTATCAATCCTGTAAAGACTGCCTGCGTCTACCACAAGGGCGGCGCTGTGACCGTCCAGCAGGAGGCCGTTCCCACCGCCTTAACCCCTCCCGTCACTGCACTGTCCCCTCCATATGCATAGATCCGCCGGGGACCATTTTTACTTCCACCCCAATTCTACAGTCTCTGCCAGCGCCCGCAGTTGTCCCGCCTAACTTGGTCCAGCCTAGTAGTCATCTCTACCGCTGTGCCACCTGCACCCCAGATGTCCCACTAGCCAATCACCAGAAACAGGTCTCGCCCATGAGCTGCGAGGAAACCCCTAATGACCGCAACTCAGTTGAGACAGAGGACATGGACGAACCGCAGGCGGATGAGGTGGAAGAAGAGACGTCAAGGGAGGGTGGTGGTGCAGTGGAGCTTGAGGAGCAGGGCCTAGCCCAGCTGCAAATGCCAGGACTGGGGATAGAGTTCGGTCTGGAACTGATGCGACAGAGGGCAGAGCAGCTCGAGAAGCTGCCAAGCTTAGCCATGGAGGGCCAGCTCCCAGTGGGGCCTTAA
- the ssh1b gene encoding protein phosphatase Slingshot homolog 1 isoform X3 yields the protein MFKVLRSEDRIKLAVRLESGWSERVRYMVVIYTNGHQDTEENIVLGMDFTDKDSKNCSIGMVLPLWSDTNIHLDGDGGFSVNTAGRSHVFKPVSVQAMWSALQVLHKACEASRRFNYFPGGIALTWMAFYESCINSEQSCINEWNTMTDLETTRPDSPTMFVDRPTERERTECLIKAKLRTIMTFQDLENITSKEIRNELEQHMSCNLTEYKEFIDNEMLLILGQMDKATPIFEHVYLGSEWNASNLEELRDCGVGYILNVTREIDNFFPGMFSYHNVRVYDEDATDLLAHWNDTYNFIVKAKKNSSKCLVHCKMGVSRSASTVIAYAMKEYGWSLEKAYNFVKQKRSIAQPNAGFMKQLAEYEGILDASKQRHNKLWRPETDEEGSDDLQASGHCAGGEGTPVLREEEAWGGCGASPCRGMGLEMEPLDSLNYNYYFRRLSDSALDSEPSTPVRGPPLLGMERVFIEIEDVERDALLEDEGFPMAHLALPGEGTAAQTCGRLDPLEDMRLRLEFSTLEEEDEEEAKKEEAEMAALAQSPGNSEGRKAGEEAERREESRLGLANLNTNNSNRLAAKRSCPAAFDDSASTGNPLKVKPSYQSCKDCLRLPQGRRCDRPAGGRSHRLNPSRHCTVPSICIDPPGTIFTSTPILQSLPAPAVVPPNLVQPSSHLYRCATCTPDVPLANHQKQVSPMSCEETPNDRNSVETEDMDEPQADEVEEETSREGGGAVELEEQGLAQLQMPGLGIEFGLELMRQRAEQLEKLPSLAMEGQLPVGP from the exons ATGTTCAAGGTCCTCCGGTCTGAAGATCGCATTAAGCTG GCTGTACGTTTAGAGAGCGGATGGTCGGAGCGGGTGCGCTACATGGTTGTTATCTACACCAACGGCCACCAGGACACAGAGGAAAATATCGTCCTGGGAATGGACTTTACAGACAAGGACAG TAAAAATTGCTCTATTGGGATGGTGCTACCACTGTGGAGTGATACCAACATACATTTAGATGGAGATGG AGGCTTCAGTGTGAACACAGCAGGGCGGTCACATGTCTTCAAGCCTGTTTCTGTGCAGGCCATGTG GTCTGCCTTGCAGGTCCTCCACAAGGCATGCGAGGCGTCGCGCCGGTTCAACTACTTTCCAGGGGGCATCGCTCTTACGTGGATGGCCTTCTATGAGAGCTGCATCAACTCGGAGCAAAGCTGCATCAATGAGTGGAACACTATGACAGACCTGGAGACCACCCGGCCCGATTCTCCCACAATGTTTGTGGACCG GCCAACAGAACGAGAGAGAACAGAGTGTCTCATTAAAGCCAAACTACGCACCATCATGACATTTCAAGACCTGGAGAACATCACCTCAAAGGAG ATCCGTAACGAGCTGGAGCAGCATATGAGCTGTAACCTCACAGAGTACAAGGAGTTTATAGATAATGAGATGCTTCTGATTCTGGGTCAGATGGACAAGGCTACACCTATCTTTGAGCATGTGTACCTG GGCTCCGAGTGGAACGCTTCCAACCTGGAAGAACTACGAGACTGCGG AGTGGGTTATATTCTGAATGTCACCAGAGAGATTGACAACTTCTTCCCGGGGATGTTCTCTTATCACAACGTCCGTGTGTACGATGAGGATGCTACCGACCTGCTGGCCCACTGGAACGACACCtacaactttattgtcaaaGCAAA GAAGAACAGTTCCAAGTGCCTGGTGCACTGTAAGATGGGTGTGAGCCGGTCTGCCTCTACAGTTATTGCCTATGCAATGAAGGAGTATGGCTGGTCTCTGGAGAAAGCGTACAACTTTGTCAAGCAGAAACGAAGTATAGCTCAGCCGAACGCTGGTTTCATGAAACAGCTGGCAGAATACGAGGGAATCTTGGATGCCAG TAAACAACGCCACAACAAGCTATGGAGGCCTGAAACCGATGAGGAGGGGTCGGATGATTTGCAAGCCTCCGGCCACTGTGCAGGTGGGGAGGGGACACCAGTGCTCAGAGAGGAGGAAGCCTGGGGAGGCTGCGGGGCGTCTCCCTGCAGGGGTATGGGTCTAGAGATGGAACCTCTTGACTCTCTTAACTACAATTACTACTTCAGACGTTTGTCGGACTCTGCACTAGACAGTGAGCCCTCCACCCCAGTGCGGGGGCCGCCTCTGCTGGGTATGGAAAGAGTTTTCATTGAGATCGAAGACGTGGAGAGAGACGCCCTATTGGAGGACGAGGGCTTCCCCATGGCCCACTTAGCCTTGCCTGGCGAGGGCACGGCTGCTCAGACGTGCGGGCGCCTTGACCCCCTGGAGGACATGAGACTAAGGCTCGAGTTCAGCACtttggaggaagaggacgaggaAGAGGCCAAGAAAGAGGAGGCTGAGATGGCAGCCTTGGCTCAATCACCCGGAAATTCAGAGGGGAGGAAGGCAGGggaggaggctgagaggagggaagaaagcCGGTTAGGCTTAGCCAATctcaacacaaacaacagcaacCGCCTAGCTGCCAAGCGCAGCTGCCCTGCGGCCTTTGAC GACAGTGCTAGCACAGGAAACCCTTTAAAAGTGAAGCCCTCCTATCAATCCTGTAAAGACTGCCTGCGTCTACCACAAGGGCGGCGCTGTGACCGTCCAGCAGGAGGCCGTTCCCACCGCCTTAACCCCTCCCGTCACTGCACTGTCCCCTCCATATGCATAGATCCGCCGGGGACCATTTTTACTTCCACCCCAATTCTACAGTCTCTGCCAGCGCCCGCAGTTGTCCCGCCTAACTTGGTCCAGCCTAGTAGTCATCTCTACCGCTGTGCCACCTGCACCCCAGATGTCCCACTAGCCAATCACCAGAAACAGGTCTCGCCCATGAGCTGCGAGGAAACCCCTAATGACCGCAACTCAGTTGAGACAGAGGACATGGACGAACCGCAGGCGGATGAGGTGGAAGAAGAGACGTCAAGGGAGGGTGGTGGTGCAGTGGAGCTTGAGGAGCAGGGCCTAGCCCAGCTGCAAATGCCAGGACTGGGGATAGAGTTCGGTCTGGAACTGATGCGACAGAGGGCAGAGCAGCTCGAGAAGCTGCCAAGCTTAGCCATGGAGGGCCAGCTCCCAGTGGGGCCTTAA